TGCCGGTCCGTCCGGTTTATCGGTAGCGGCTTGTTTATCAAACCAAGGCGTGCCATCGGTTATACTAGAGAGAACTGATTGCTTAGCTTCTTTATGGCAAAAACGTACCTACGACCGTCTTAAGCTCCATCTACCTAAACACTTCTGCGAGCTTCCTCTTATGAAGTTCCCTAAAAATTTCCCAAGATACCCCTCTAAGCAACAATTCATCTCCTACGTTGAGTCTTACGCTGCCCGGTTTAACATCAAACCAATCTTTAACCAAACCGTAGAAAAAGCCGAGTTCGATGTGGCCTCTGGTCTATGGACGGTGAAGACGAAAGACGGTGTGTATTCATCCACGTGGCTCGTGGTGGCAACAGGGGAAAACGCTGAACCGGTGATACCTGATATATTCGGTTTGAAGAAGTTTACTGGACCGGTTGTTCACACCAGTGCGTACAAATCCGGTTCGGAGTTTGCAAACCGGAAGGTTTTGGTGGTTGGCTGTGGAAATTCCGGTATGGAGGTGTGCTTGGATCTTTGTAGATACAGTGCTCTGCCTCATATGGTCGTTAGAAACTCGGTAAGTAATTAATTAGCGATACACATTGTCAAAGtacatgattaccaaaaaaaagtacACCATCGTGGCTGAACTAATCTGGTTTAATCGATTATTATATGATGCAGGTACATGTATTACCAAGAGATTTTTTTGGACTATCGAGTTTTGGAATAGCAATGACACTATTGAAATGGTTTCCTCTGAAGCTGGTGGACAATTTGCTGCTGCTTCTTGCTTATTTTTCGTTGGGCAATACCGACCGGTTAGGCCTCCGACGACCTAAAACCGGGCCTATTGAGCTAAAAAATGTCGGGGGAAAAACTCCGGTTCTTGATGTTGGCGCCATATCTTTGATACAATCCGGTCACATTAGGGTAAGTTCGTTATTATGATTTTGGTGTTTTAGGTAGTATTCTAATGTTAGTTTTTTTTCCTAGTAATTCGAATGTTAGTTGCTTTTAACTAAAAAGAGTAAAGATATGCTTTAAGTTGAAGAGTAGCTGGCTCTA
The sequence above is drawn from the Raphanus sativus cultivar WK10039 chromosome 7, ASM80110v3, whole genome shotgun sequence genome and encodes:
- the LOC108816441 gene encoding probable indole-3-pyruvate monooxygenase YUCCA4, producing MSSCLEEKQSRIFVTGPIIVGAGPSGLSVAACLSNQGVPSVILERTDCLASLWQKRTYDRLKLHLPKHFCELPLMKFPKNFPRYPSKQQFISYVESYAARFNIKPIFNQTVEKAEFDVASGLWTVKTKDGVYSSTWLVVATGENAEPVIPDIFGLKKFTGPVVHTSAYKSGSEFANRKVLVVGCGNSGMEVCLDLCRYSALPHMVVRNSVHVLPRDFFGLSSFGIAMTLLKWFPLKLVDNLLLLLAYFSLGNTDRLGLRRPKTGPIELKNVGGKTPVLDVGAISLIQSGHIRVTQAVKEITRKGAKFVDGQEMEFDSIILATGYKSNVPYWLKDNSFFTKEGMPKTPFPNGWKGENGLYTVGFTRRGLLGTAFDAVKIAEDITDQWMKMKGPLGSCNVCNSHIIHFHFNKS